ACGCCATAACGGGCACGGAAGTTACCGCCGCCGTCTTTCACATGCTTGCTTGTGTTGTAGAGAATTTGGGTACCCGGGTGTTTCATCTCAGGGGTGCCCCAACATGGCCATGGCAGACCATAGGTTTCGCCCTTGCATGGGCCACCTTCGGCTTCGAGACTCTTCTGCGAGAAGGTGCCCCAGTTCATGGTGTGGGCCTTGATACGCTCAGGGCTCTGGCCTGTCATGCCGATGGTCCACATACCGCGGTTGATTTCGCGGGTAATGTCCTCAATCAGTGGCACGCCATTTTCTTTGCTGATGCGCTTGGTGTATTGCTCGGCAATACCCAGCTTTTCCGCCAGACGGTACATGATTTCGATGTCGGTCTTGGACTCGAACAGCGGCTCGATAACCTGTTCACGCCACTGGATAGAGCGGCCTGAGTTGGAGATGGAGCCACGGGTCTCAAACTGGGTCGCGGCAGGCAGCAGATAGACGCCATCTTTACGGCGGTGCATGACACCGGCCATGGTTGGGAAGGGGTCAACCACAACCACTGTGTCCATCTTGTCCAGAGCATCACGCACCTCGCGCTGACGGGTTTCGGTGTTAACCGACTGACCCCAGAAAAACGCCAGACGGATATTGTCTTTCTGCGCCAGCTTGGCCTTGTCTTCCAGCACACCGTCGTGCCAGCGGGAACAGGGAATACCAGGGGTGGTCATGGGCTCGCGGCCCAGGTAGGTGCCGTGGTCGAAGCGACCCTTGACCCATTCCAGATCCAGATCCCACACGTGGGTCCAATGCTGCCAGGCGGCGCTGGTCAGGCCGTAGTAACCGGGCAGGTTGTCAAACAGCAGGCCCAGGTCGGTGGCGCCCTGTACGTTGTCGTGACCACGGAAGATGTTGGTACCACCACCGGATACGCCCATGTTGCCCAGCGCCAGCTGCAGAATGCTGTAGGCGCGGGTGTTGGCGTTGCCCACGTGGTGCTGGGTACCCCCCATACACCAGACCACAGTGCCGGGACGGTTATCGGCCATCAGCTTGGCGGCCTGATAAATGGCCTCTTCAGATACACCCGTGATATCGGCCACTTCTTTTGGCGGGAACTTTTTGGCTTCTTCGCGGATTTTGTCCATGCCAAATACGCGCTGGTCGATAAAGGTTTTGTCTTCCCAGCCGTTTTCAAAAATGTGCCACAACATGCCGTAAATAAACGGAATATCAGTGCCGGGGCGAATACCCACGTGCAGGTCGGCGTGGGCCGCCGTGCGGGAGAAGCGCGGGTCGACCACGATGATCTTGGCGTTGTTGCGCTCTTTGGCAGTCAGAATGTGCTGCATGGACACAGGGTGTGCCTCGGCAGGGTTGGCGCCGATAAAGAAGATGGCGCGGGCATTCTGAATGTCGTTGAAAGAGTTGGTTTGCGCACCATAACCCCAGGTGTTGGCCACACCGGCTACGGTGGTAGAGTGACAAATACGGGCCGAGTGGTCGACGTTGTTGGTGCCCCACATGGCCGCGAGTTTGCGGTACATATAGCAGCCTTCGTTGGAGAACTTGGCCGAGCCCATGAAGTACACAGAATCCGGGCCTGACTCCTGACGAATGCTGAGCATCTTGTCGCCCACCTCGTTAATCGCCTGCTCCCAGCTGATACGCTTCCACTTGCCGCCTTCAAGCTTCATCGGATACTTGAGGCGTTTTTCACCATGGCCGTGTTCACGCAGCGCAGCACCCTTGGCACAGTGACCACCGGCGTTGAAGGGGTGATCGAATGCGGGCTCCTGGCCGGTCCAGACGCCGTTTTGCACTTCGGCATACAGGCCACAACCCACGGCACAGGCACTGCAAATGGTGCGCTTGATTTCAATCGGTGCATTGTGGGGAATGTCTTTGGCCTCGGCGCGGCGCATCATGCCGGTGCCGAGCATGGACGCGGCGGCAATGCCACCGGTGGCAATACCGGCCGTTTTCATAAATTGACGGCGGCTCATGCCGAGCGGCTTGGCCTCGGTCTTCGCGGCCACGTCTGAGGTACGGGTAAGTTTCATTACAGACTCCTTTTACTCGCCGCGTAAGCTGGCGTAATAACGGCGGACATGGTCTGTCTCGCGATAGCCCTTGGACTGGGCAGACGCAGACTCAAGCGGCTGTGCCACTGCGCTGCCACAAGTGGCCACTGCAACACCGGCAACACTGCCCATGGCCATGGTCTTGAGAAACGCCCGGCGCTCTGCGCTGTTGGGGGTTGTTTTCATATTGACTCCTGAGCTAATCAGCCAAGCTGACCCACCCTGTTAACAAAAAGCATGATTATTGTTGTAAAACTCACTTTTATTAGTGAGTTAGGGACTTTTCGCCGCCACTGTAGCCGCGCATGTGAGAGACAGACTTGATCTGGCGCAGTATTGTGGCCTTGCGCACCCGCTGATAGTCGTGTTCTGTTAACAAGCGCAAGAAACCGCTATAAAGGTGAGCCGGTAACCCTTTGATACAAAAATGCAAATTCGTTAAATTTGTGAATGACTTGTGGGGCTGAAACACCAGAGAAAACGCGTGTTTGTGGTTGGATGGGCCTTAAAGGAGAGCGGAGATGAGCAGCTTAATTAGGTGAGTGGCAACACGCGCCCAGAATGTTTTATGGTTTCGGGGGTAGGTACTGTCTTGCAGAGACAAAAAGGCCCAGTTAAAACCGGGCCTTTTTCAACAACGGACTAAACATCAGTCCTTGTATTTCAAGCTGCCATTGGCCTTGATTTCATCATACCCGAGGTTGTGGTGCCGGATGGTGTAGAAAGGCCCAGTCAAAACTGGGCCTTTTTCAACACCGGACTAAATATCAGTCCTTGTATTTTAAGCTGCCATTGGCCTTGATTTCATCGTACCAGAGGTTGTGGAGCCGGATGGTGTAGAAAGGCCCAGTTAAAACTGGGCCTTTTTCAACAACGGACTAAACATCAGTCCTTGTATTTTAAGCTGCCATTGGCCTTGATTTCATCGTACCAGAGGTTGTGGTGCCGGATGGTGTAGAAAGGCCCAGTTAAAACTGGGCCTTTTTCAACAACGGACTAAACATCAGTCCTTGTATTTCAAGCTGCCATTGGCCTTGATTTCATCGTACCAGAGGTTGTGGTGCTGAATCGCCCAGTTTTCATCACAATAACCGGACTTCATGCACTCCATACCACCTTCACTGAGCACAGTCGCCATCCAGATGTGCACTATGGTGAAAGCGATAATGATGATGGCGCTCATGGCGTGGATAAGCAGGGCCGCCATCGAGGCTTCCCGCGGCAGATCCAGGCCGGGCAGAACCAGCATCACCCCGGTCACGCTGATAAACAGACCGAAGATGGTCAGGGTCCAGAACCACATCTTCTCACCGGCATTGGCAAAACCACTGTCGGGGTGCTTACCCTTGAAGGGGCCGAAGTTGATGTAGCCACCCACCAGCAGGAACCATTTAAGGTCGTAGAGCTTGAAGGTTTGCAGCGGCATCCACTTCACCACGCACAATACCCAGGCCAGCATAAATACAGGCCCGGCAAAGTCGTGCACGGTTTTACTGCCGTAGATGAGCGAAGCCCACAAACCCGAGCCCACATAGGGTTCGAGCACATGACGTCCCAGCATGATGGTTAGACCGGTGAAGATCAGCAGCAAACAGGCAATGGCCATCACCCAGTGGATCCACAGATCCGCCTTACTCCAACGGGCCACCAGCTTGCCCGAGAAGCCGTGGTGCAGCTTCGAGGGGCCGTTGACCAGATAGAACAGCAGGAAGGCACCGAACACACCCACCACGGCAAAGCCCATGACGGGGGTCAGATACTGATTGCGGACTTCCTTACCCTGATTACCGGCCACGTTGATGAGTACACCTGCCTCAACGCCCTGGGCGGTGGTAGAACCGGATTCACCGGCTTTTACCGCACGCCACAGATCGGCATCACTGGTTTGCGCTGCCTGTTGTTGACTGGATTGCTCATCGGCGGCCCAGGCACCCGAAACGGATCCCAGCACCAGAGCCATCGCCAACAAGGCCACAGACCAGAGCTGCTGCAGTGACTTGTTAAACGTTTTGGATAACATTTTCACTCCTATAGCGGCAACAAAGCCCAATAAAGGCGCCCTGTTGCCACAGCTTGGCCTCAGTTAATCTCACCTGTCTGGGGGTTGTAGCCCCAGATCACGTTGGGATTGCCGCGGGCAGCCATACGCTCACGGTAGATGCTGGATACCACATCGGCATCACCGGCGAGCAGCGCCTTGGTGGCACACAGCTCGGCGCACATTGGCAGCTTACCTTCGGCGATACGGTTGGCACCGTACTTCTGACGCTCGGCGTCGGAGAAGTTCTCCTCAGGACCACCGGCGCAGAAGGTGCACTTGTCCATCTTGCCGCGACTGCCAAAGGCGGTCTTTTTCGGGAACTGCGGCGCACCGAACGGACAGGCGTAGAAACAGTAGCCACAACCGATACAGGTATCTTTGTTGTGCAGCACTATGCCGTCGTCGGTTTTGTAGAAGCAGTTCGCCGGACACACCGCCATACAGGGCGCGTCGGTACAGTGCATACAGGCAACCGAGATTGAGGCCTCGCCGGGTTCACCATCACGGATGGTGACTACACGGCGACGCTGGATACCCCACTCGAGGGCGGAGTCGTTTTCGTTCTTACAAGCGGTGACACAACCGTTACACTCGATGCAGCGCTTGGTGTCACACAGAAATTTCATGACTGCCATAATGGCTTTCTCCTCATCAAGTTACGGTCAGGCTTTCGTGATTTGGCACAGACTGGACTTGGTTTCCTGCATCTGGGTCACAGGGTCGTAGCCGTAGGTCATAACAGTGTTGGCAGACTCACCCACTACGTAAGGCACTGTGCCTTCTGGATAATTCTTCGCCAAGCTTTCACCTTCAAAGATGCCCGCAAAGTGATATGGCATAAAGCATTCACCGGCAATCACCCTTGGGGTCACCATGGCCTTGACACTAATAACCGCACCCTCTGGACTGTGTACCTTGACGTTGTCACCGTTGCGAATACCGCGATCAGCAGCGTCGGCAGGGTTAATTTCGATAAACATCTCCTGCTGAAGCTCCGCCAGCCATGGGTTGGAGCGGGTTTCTTCACCACCACCTTCGTATTCCACCAAACGGCCTGAGGTCAGTGCCAGTGGGAAGTCCTTGGCGAAATCCTTCTCCTGGATTGACTTGTACAGGGTTGGCAAACGATGAACCATGCGGTCATCGTAGGTGGGGTACTTGGCCACCAGGTCACGGCGTGGTGTGTACAGCGGCTCGCGGTGCAGCGGGATATCGTCCGGGAAAGTCCACACGATACAGCGGGCCTTGGCGTTACCAAAAGGAATACAGCCATGCTTGATGGCAACACGCTGGATACCGCCGGATACGTCGGTCTTCCAGTTTTTGCCTTCGGCGTATTTCTTCTCTTCTTCGGTCAGGTCATCCCACCAGCCAAGCTGCTTGAGCATGTCGGCAGTAAATTCTGGATAACCGTCCTGAATTTCAGCGCCCTTGGAATAGGTGCCTTCGGCCAGCAGGTTGTTACCTTCGTGCTCAACACCAAAACGGGCACGGAAATTACCGCCGCCGTCTTTGACGTGCTTGCTTGTGTCGTACAGGATCTGGGTACCGGGGTGTTTCATCTCAGGTGTACCCCAACATGGCCAAGGCAGACCATAGGTTTCACCCTTGGCAGGACCGCCTGGGGCTGTCAGGCTGTTCACATCGAAGGTGCCCCAGTTTTGCTGGTGCATCTTCAAACGCTCAGGGCTCTGGCCAGTGTAACCAATGGTCCACATGCCTTTGTTGAATTCGCGGGTGATATCTTCCACCAGCGGCTCATCGCCGTTCACCTGAATGTGTTTGCACAGCTCTTTTTCAATACCAACTTTCTTGGCGAGCTTGTACATGATCACATGGTCTGGCAGGGATTCGAACAGCGGCTCAATGACCTTATCGCGCCACTGCAGTGAGCGGTTGGAGGCAGAAACCGAACCATAGGTTTCGAACTGGGTGGCAGCAGGCAGCAGGTACACGCCGTCAGTGCGCTGGTGCATAACACCGGCCATGGTTGGGAAGGGGTCAACGACAACCACTGTGTCCATCTTGTTCAGTGCTTCACGCACTTCACGGCCACGGGTCTCGGTATTGACTGACTGGCCCCAGAAGAACGCCAGACGAATGTTGTCTTTCTGGGCAATCTTGGTCTTGTCTTCCAACACACCATCGTGCCAGCGGGAGCAGGGAATACCGGCGGTGGTTTGTGGCTGTTTGCCGAGGTACTCTCCCTGATCGAAACGGCCGGATACCCAGGCAGGGTCCAGATCCCACACATTGCTCCAATGCGCCCAGGCACCGGAAGTCAGGCCATAGTAGCCTGGCAGGTTGTCGAACAGCAGACCAAAGTCCGTAGCGCCCTGCACGTTATCGTGGCCACGGAAAATGTTGGTACCGCCACCGGACACGCCCATGTTGCCCAGTGCCAGCTGCAGAACACAGTAAGCGCGGGTGTTGGCGTTACCTACGTGGTGCTGGGTACCACCCATACACCAAACGATGGTGCCAGGCTTGTGCTCGGCCATCATCTTGGCCACACGGTACATCTGTGCCTTGGAGACACCGACCACGTTTTCCACTTCTTCCGGCGTCCAGCGCTTCACTTCGTCCTGGATACGTTCCATACCGTATACGCGGGACTTGATAAAGACCTCATCCTGCCAGCCGTTTTCGAAGATATGCCACAGCAGACCGTAGATGAAGGGAATATCGGTACCGGGACGGATATGCACGTACTCGTC
The window above is part of the Shewanella litorisediminis genome. Proteins encoded here:
- a CDS encoding molybdopterin-dependent oxidoreductase, whose translation is MKLTRTSDVAAKTEAKPLGMSRRQFMKTAGIATGGIAAASMLGTGMMRRAEAKDIPHNAPIEIKRTICSACAVGCGLYAEVQNGVWTGQEPAFDHPFNAGGHCAKGAALREHGHGEKRLKYPMKLEGGKWKRISWEQAINEVGDKMLSIRQESGPDSVYFMGSAKFSNEGCYMYRKLAAMWGTNNVDHSARICHSTTVAGVANTWGYGAQTNSFNDIQNARAIFFIGANPAEAHPVSMQHILTAKERNNAKIIVVDPRFSRTAAHADLHVGIRPGTDIPFIYGMLWHIFENGWEDKTFIDQRVFGMDKIREEAKKFPPKEVADITGVSEEAIYQAAKLMADNRPGTVVWCMGGTQHHVGNANTRAYSILQLALGNMGVSGGGTNIFRGHDNVQGATDLGLLFDNLPGYYGLTSAAWQHWTHVWDLDLEWVKGRFDHGTYLGREPMTTPGIPCSRWHDGVLEDKAKLAQKDNIRLAFFWGQSVNTETRQREVRDALDKMDTVVVVDPFPTMAGVMHRRKDGVYLLPAATQFETRGSISNSGRSIQWREQVIEPLFESKTDIEIMYRLAEKLGIAEQYTKRISKENGVPLIEDITREINRGMWTIGMTGQSPERIKAHTMNWGTFSQKSLEAEGGPCKGETYGLPWPCWGTPEMKHPGTQILYNTSKHVKDGGGNFRARYGVEYQGQNLLAEGSFSKGAEIEDGYPEFTADMLKQLGWWDDLTAAEKAEAEGKNWKTDLSGGIVRVAIKHGCIPFGNARARCVVWTFPDAVPVHREPLYTARRDLVAKYPTYDDMQVHRLPTLYKSIQEKDFSGNYPLVLTSGRLVEYEGGGEESRSNPWLAELQQEMFVEINPADAADRGIRNNDNVWLEGPEGGRILIKAMVTPRVKPGVTFMPYHFAGVMHGESLAANYPEGTVPYVIGESANTALTYGYDPVTQMQETKSSLCQIVKA
- a CDS encoding formate dehydrogenase, whose amino-acid sequence is MKTTPNSAERRAFLKTMAMGSVAGVAVATCGSAVAQPLESASAQSKGYRETDHVRRYYASLRGE
- a CDS encoding formate dehydrogenase subunit gamma, with amino-acid sequence MLSKTFNKSLQQLWSVALLAMALVLGSVSGAWAADEQSSQQQAAQTSDADLWRAVKAGESGSTTAQGVEAGVLINVAGNQGKEVRNQYLTPVMGFAVVGVFGAFLLFYLVNGPSKLHHGFSGKLVARWSKADLWIHWVMAIACLLLIFTGLTIMLGRHVLEPYVGSGLWASLIYGSKTVHDFAGPVFMLAWVLCVVKWMPLQTFKLYDLKWFLLVGGYINFGPFKGKHPDSGFANAGEKMWFWTLTIFGLFISVTGVMLVLPGLDLPREASMAALLIHAMSAIIIIAFTIVHIWMATVLSEGGMECMKSGYCDENWAIQHHNLWYDEIKANGSLKYKD
- the fdh3B gene encoding formate dehydrogenase FDH3 subunit beta; the encoded protein is MAVMKFLCDTKRCIECNGCVTACKNENDSALEWGIQRRRVVTIRDGEPGEASISVACMHCTDAPCMAVCPANCFYKTDDGIVLHNKDTCIGCGYCFYACPFGAPQFPKKTAFGSRGKMDKCTFCAGGPEENFSDAERQKYGANRIAEGKLPMCAELCATKALLAGDADVVSSIYRERMAARGNPNVIWGYNPQTGEIN
- a CDS encoding formate dehydrogenase subunit alpha; this encodes MRLTRTSAEARQAEKPSLGMNRRQFLKSAGFATGGIAAASMLGTGMMRRAEAKDVPHNAPTEVKRTICSHCSVGCGIYAEVQNGVWTGQEPAFDHPFNQGGHCAKGASLREHGHGEKRLKYPMKLEGGKWKKLSWEQAINEVGDQMLKIREESGPDSIYFMGSAKFSNEQAYLYRKFAAMWGTNNVDHSARICHSTTVAGVANTWGYGAQTNSFNDMRNSKCMMFIGSNPTEAHPVAMQHILVGKERGAKIIVVDPRFTRTAAKSDEYVHIRPGTDIPFIYGLLWHIFENGWQDEVFIKSRVYGMERIQDEVKRWTPEEVENVVGVSKAQMYRVAKMMAEHKPGTIVWCMGGTQHHVGNANTRAYCVLQLALGNMGVSGGGTNIFRGHDNVQGATDFGLLFDNLPGYYGLTSGAWAHWSNVWDLDPAWVSGRFDQGEYLGKQPQTTAGIPCSRWHDGVLEDKTKIAQKDNIRLAFFWGQSVNTETRGREVREALNKMDTVVVVDPFPTMAGVMHQRTDGVYLLPAATQFETYGSVSASNRSLQWRDKVIEPLFESLPDHVIMYKLAKKVGIEKELCKHIQVNGDEPLVEDITREFNKGMWTIGYTGQSPERLKMHQQNWGTFDVNSLTAPGGPAKGETYGLPWPCWGTPEMKHPGTQILYDTSKHVKDGGGNFRARFGVEHEGNNLLAEGTYSKGAEIQDGYPEFTADMLKQLGWWDDLTEEEKKYAEGKNWKTDVSGGIQRVAIKHGCIPFGNAKARCIVWTFPDDIPLHREPLYTPRRDLVAKYPTYDDRMVHRLPTLYKSIQEKDFAKDFPLALTSGRLVEYEGGGEETRSNPWLAELQQEMFIEINPADAADRGIRNGDNVKVHSPEGAVISVKAMVTPRVIAGECFMPYHFAGIFEGESLAKNYPEGTVPYVVGESANTVMTYGYDPVTQMQETKSSLCQITKA